ACTATTGAGGATGCTGGCGAGGGTTCAAAGGGTGGAAACGCAGCTGTCGGCGCTGGCGTCGGCGGACCTGGACCGATTCGAACACGAGATACAAAGGCGGCCATTGCCGCAGGAGCAAAGACTAGCGTTAAGGGTCGCCAGGTCTTCCCCAGCGCTGCCCAGCTGCCCCCGAGCCCGCGCGATTGGCAGCCCCCTGCCGACAAGAACATCATGTCACTCTTCGTGACCGGTATCGAAGACGACCTGCCCGAGTACAAGCTGCGGGACTTCTTCAAGGTCCATGGAAAGATCAAGAGCTTGGTGTGCTCGCACATGTCACATTGCGCGTTTGTCAACTACGAGACTCGGGAGGCGGCAGAGAAGGCGGCGGAAGCCTGCCAGGGACGAGCCGTTGTTGCGGGATGCCCACTAAGAGTACGATGGGGACAGCCCAAGGCCATTGGCACTATGGACAAGGAGCAGAGAGCTCAGATGTTGAAGGATGCCAAGCAGCGTCAGGCGGGAGGTCAGGGCCAGCGGGTGATCGAGGGTGGCAGAGGCGCTGGAACCAGGCCAGCCGCGTTGCCTGCACCAGTGGCAGCGCCCCCTGGAGCATCTGATACGCCCGCATATGCCTCTCTGACCGGAGACTAAGAAACGAGTACACGCCTGTGTTGCCAGCGGTTGAAGGGTAGAGTTGTATGTTTTCGGTGTTTGGCGTTTTGGAAAACGGACACAATGGAAGGGCGGGCTTCATTAGCGAAACGGACAACTGCACATGGTGAAATAGGGGAcacaagaagatgaaggttCCGATTCAATTCGATTCAAAAAGAGATAGAGAGATGATGATCATTTTGGGCATTATTCTTGAGGGTATCATGACAGTAATGTTACAAGATTGTACAATTGGAGACACTCCTCTTATTCTTATCGACCACCGCCACCGCAGCAGCCACCTCCCGTCGTGTTGCCCTTTCCAGCCGTAAGGATAGACTCGTTGTCTCCTCGCTCCGTGTGCTCGTGTATCCGTAGCTCTGAGGCCATTGTTAGCATCATGACCTCCGCCCATGACAGGTGCAAGGCTGCACTGTATCCGACTTACTGTATGtatccttgccctcctctGTCTTCTTGCCCTGCACCACGTTCTCGCGAAGAACCTTGGCTACCTCCTCGGCGTGCTGGATGGCGGCCGTGGCACCGGAGGCATCGATCGAGGCCTTTTGGCGGAACTCGTTGCGGATCTGGAGCTGTGCGGCCGAGAGAATATGGGTGTCACCTGTATGAAGAGAATTGTTAGTATCATTGAGAAATAGTCGACTTCATGAGTGCAGGCCAAAGAGGCAGAGGTACTGTCATGAAGCCTTGCGTACCTTGGAAGGCGATCCGCGCCGCGCGCATCAGGTGTCGGTAAGCATTGAGGGCAGGGACGGTTGCCATGATGACTATTTAAACAAGGACTGAACAATGGCTCTATCTGAACGAGTGAGAGGTTTGTCGTGACTTGTCGTTGTCGGCTCAAAAATCGAGTTGAAGGCGGCGATAAAtcggaagagaaaaaagaagccatccATTTGTCCCGAGGCGTGGAGTTCCACGGCTTTGGTTGGTCAGCGTAATTCCGGATCCCTGGACTAGCCACGCAGTcttaaaaaacctaagatatttattgAATCAATGGTCTCTGGTTTCTAACGCAAAAAAAGGCCCccaaatataataaataaaatattcaaAGATTTATGatgttatttcttatttctatctcttatttagcttatagttagGCTATAAGGTGAATACTCGTTATTGACTGAACTAAGTGCAGCCGTTCTGGTGTCTCGTGCTGGCATCTGATAACGCTATAACACAGCAGGGAGGAGACATGACGCCCCATGCGAGTCGAGAAATGAATGAGACACCAGCTCCCCtcaaatataataattagctaaagctatattatcaCAAAGGTAAAGCTTTAGAGCTTCTTTGactattcttattatattctgtCTGTTATCTTTAGAGGAGGACAAGCTAAAGGGTTTGTCAAAACGTCTCTCTTTTTCCTCGACCCGGGTGTGCCCGCTATAACCACTCTCAATTTAGTGCTGTTCCCACTGAAGAGGCGTGCCCCTCACCCCACCAAACCATTCATGGTGGGGGAATTCGACATGTGCGCctagagagaaaaaaaaaaaggtcacCAAAAAAATCGGGAattttctcttcctctttatcaccaacaacagccaCCAAATCACACACCATGGCTTCCGTGGCTACCGTGACACTTCCCCTCCCCGCCCTCCCTAGCGGATGGAGCGCAGAGAAGGACTTCAAGGCCATCGGCCAGCTATCCGAGGCCACTCAGCGCAGCATCGAGCCCGTTGGCCCTCACTTCCTCGCCCACGCCCGCCGAGCCCGCCACAAGCGCACCTTTTCCGAGGATGACCGCATCCAGGCCCAGGAAAGCGCCAAGAAAGTCGAGGACGGCGATGAGAGTGACGAGAGCGAGCCCGAGGACCCCATGATGCTTCAGCGCGAGGCCAAGGACTGGAAGGTTTGTGATTTTCATCTCTGTCTATCTGTTGTTCGGAGTCCCACTAACACCCTCTACAGACCCAGGACCACTACAAGATTCTCGGCCTCTCCAAGTACCGCTACAAGGCCACCGAGGACCAGATCAAGAAGGCCCACCGCAAGAAGGTCCTCAAGCACCACCCCGATAAGAAGGCTGCCCACGgcggcgaggacgacgaccaGTTCTTCAAGTGTATCCAGAAGGCCACCGATGTCCTTCTCGACCCTGTCAAGCGCCGCCAGTTCGACTcggtcgacgaggaggccgacgTCGAGCCCCccaccaagaagcagctccaGAAGGGCGACTACTACAAGCTCTGGAGCAAGGTCTTCAAGTCCGAGGCCCGCTTCTCCAAGACACACCCCGTTCCCACCTTTGGCGACTCCAACGCCACCAAGGAGCAGGTCGAGGATTTCTACAACTTCTGGTACAACTTTGACAGCTGGAGAACTTTCGAGTacctcgacgaggatgtcCCCGACGACAACGAGAACCGTGACCAGAAGCGTCACATGGAGCGAAAGAACGCCAACTcgcgcaagaagaagaaggccgaggacaaCGCCCGTCTTCGCAAGCTGCTCGACGATGCCTCAGCCGGTGACGAGCGTATCAAGCGCTTCCGACAGGAGGCCAACgccgccaagaacaagaagcgTCTCGAACGCGAGGCcgctgagaagaaggctaAGGAGGATGCCCaggccgccaaggaggcAGCGGAGAAGGCCGCTAAGGAGGCTGAGGTCGCGGCCAAGGCTGACCGCGAGACTGctaagaaggccaaggaggctgccaagaacgctgtcaagaagaacaagcgTGTGCTCAAGGGCTCCGTCAAGGACGCCAACTACTTTGCCGCCGGCGAGCCCAGCCCCGCCGACATCGACAACGTCCTGGGCGACGTCGAGACTATCCAGGGCAAGATCGATCCTGATGAGATCGCTGCTCTGGCTGGCAAGCTCAACGGTCTCAAGGTCGCTGACGAGATCAAGAGCGTGTGGAGCGGAGAGGTCAAGAGGCTGGTTGAGGccggcaagctcaaggacggTGATATCAAGGTCCTGGCTTAAAGGCGAGATAACGTTGGTACATTGTGTATGTCAGGATATGACGGTTTCTAGATAAAATAGATATGATGATATGGCTCCTAGATTAAATACGACGAGTTGGATATGCTCAAAATGCTATCCAACTACGTTACCCCTTTCAAACCCCATTCTTGAATCTATGGTAACACTTGTGTGGAATATTGTGTGACGACCTTGTTATTATTGTGGCAGCGTACCTCTTGCAAATTCCTTCTTCAGAGCCTCCCGAACAGTCATATGCCAACCGTGGAGAGACCATGCCGTTGATACAAGTTCCATGTGTTCAGCCAGAAGTGTTCTTGATTTCCTGAGAGGAGGTGCAACTCCATGAGTTCATGTACAGTAAAGAGTAGAGAACCATATCCCCCAACCAAACGCCAGAGCAGAGATAAGCCCAAGAGCAGAGTAGAATAGGTATCCCCAGAATGTCCAAAATGACCAAACGCCCTGACCCTGATAACAACTGTGTGCCTGTGCCCCTTGTTCTACAGACCATAACCCCTTGAATCTCCCCGTGACCCTATGCCTCTCTATCCAAAGACTGTCCCAACACCATCTCATAGTAAATTCCCTTCTTCGCCACCAACTCCTCATGCTTTCCCCTTTCAACAACC
The window above is part of the Fusarium falciforme chromosome 3, complete sequence genome. Proteins encoded here:
- a CDS encoding J domain-containing protein produces the protein MASVATVTLPLPALPSGWSAEKDFKAIGQLSEATQRSIEPVGPHFLAHARRARHKRTFSEDDRIQAQESAKKVEDGDESDESEPEDPMMLQREAKDWKTQDHYKILGLSKYRYKATEDQIKKAHRKKVLKHHPDKKAAHGGEDDDQFFKCIQKATDVLLDPVKRRQFDSVDEEADVEPPTKKQLQKGDYYKLWSKVFKSEARFSKTHPVPTFGDSNATKEQVEDFYNFWYNFDSWRTFEYLDEDVPDDNENRDQKRHMERKNANSRKKKKAEDNARLRKLLDDASAGDERIKRFRQEANAAKNKKRLEREAAEKKAKEDAQAAKEAAEKAAKEAEVAAKADRETAKKAKEAAKNAVKKNKRVLKGSVKDANYFAAGEPSPADIDNVLGDVETIQGKIDPDEIAALAGKLNGLKVADEIKSVWSGEVKRLVEAGKLKDGDIKVLA
- a CDS encoding Mitochondrial zinc maintenance protein 1, mitochondrial, with the translated sequence MATVPALNAYRHLMRAARIAFQGDTHILSAAQLQIRNEFRQKASIDASGATAAIQHAEEVAKVLRENVVQGKKTEEGKDTYKLRIHEHTERGDNESILTAGKGNTTGGGCCGGGGR
- a CDS encoding Pre-mRNA-splicing factor slt-11 — encoded protein: MPPQIKQDLNRSGWESTDFPSVCETCLPENPYVKMIKEDYGAECKLCTRPFTVFAWSATRAHGRKKRTNICLTCARLKNCCQCCMLDLSFGLPIVVRDAALKMVAPGPQSDINREYFAQNNEKLIEEGKAGTEEYEKTDEKARELLRRLANSKPYFRKGKTIEDAGEGSKGGNAAVGAGVGGPGPIRTRDTKAAIAAGAKTSVKGRQVFPSAAQLPPSPRDWQPPADKNIMSLFVTGIEDDLPEYKLRDFFKVHGKIKSLVCSHMSHCAFVNYETREAAEKAAEACQGRAVVAGCPLRVRWGQPKAIGTMDKEQRAQMLKDAKQRQAGGQGQRVIEGGRGAGTRPAALPAPVAAPPGASDTPAYASLTGD